Within Peromyscus leucopus breed LL Stock chromosome 16_21, UCI_PerLeu_2.1, whole genome shotgun sequence, the genomic segment AACAATCAAGAGTTAACAGACGGCACCTGGAACAGGTGTGACGCCTGTCTCAACCTGAGCCCATgacttagagaagaaaggaactCAGTGCTCCTGAGCACACGTGTGCTCGGGAGCCATGTGGGTTTCAGCATTCACTGAAATGACACTTGGGAATGTGTCAGAGCTGCTGCTTGTTTTGATCTGTTGTCTCCGTGAGTCCTTTCCTCGGTGTTGTAGGCTTCTTCCTGTCAGTTCTGATGCCAAAGGcagaagaacaggaaggctgcTGCTAACTGATGCCCAAACCAGAGAAACGGTAAGGCTGCTGCTAACTAACTGATGCCCAAACCAGAGGAATGGTAAGGCTGCTGCTAACTAACTAATGCCCAAACCAGAGGAACGGTAAGGCTGCTGCTAACTAACTGATGCCCAAACCAGAAGAATGGTAAGGCTGCTGACGTGCCAAGAGCACAGGCCTGAAGACAGGTGGGAAGGAGGCAGGCTCTGTACCCTGAAGAGCCTCAGTTCCTACTGTTTCAATgaacacctcccctcccctccccatcccctcccctccccatcccctccctatcccctcccctccccatcccctccccggCAGGAGAGCTCTGTGGAGAAGTCAAATGCTTTCCTAAATACAGAAGATGTAAAAGATGGTGATTCCCAGGGGCTCCTGAGGACTTTTAAATATCTTCCAAAGCATAGGTGGCACAGTGTAGTTCCTTCAACCACACCACAGGTGCTGTGACTTTGATCCAGAGGCTCATGTGTAGGAGGCTTGGTGCTAAACCGTGGCACCACTGGGAGACGGTAGAACCTTTGGGAGGTAGGcctggtgggaggaaggaggtcaCTGGGCCGTGCCCTCCCTTTGTTTCCCTTCCCTGGGTGAGCAGCTTGGCTCCTCACCAGGCAGTTGGCCTCATCAAAGACCCCAAACAGCAGGAGCCTGACAACCATGGCCCAAACCCTGAGCTGACATAAACCTTCCCTCATTCGACTTGGTTTTCTCTAGTACTTTTGTTAAACCAGGCCAGCAAACGTGTATGATACCTTGATATCTTCACATGAGTTGTCGTTAATAAATGTGGCATCACGTGCCCATTTTTCTGTTCTAAAATCATGGTAGTATCAAGTATTTTAAACTACTATCTATAGAGCTTTTGTTCTATGCGAAGAGCCCAACATGCTCATCTCATCCCTACGTATTCCCTTTAAAGATGAAGAGGTAAGACTCTTCCTTTGCATCGGAAGGTAGAGTGGGTGGGGTTACAACTGACTATGCATGTGAAGTAGCTGTCACCCCGGGGGATCTGAATGCTTGAGAAATTAGTCCCCCAAAGCAGATCTGGAGACTTCTCCAGCAAGCCCCCAGGCCTGCTGCCTCCATGGCAGTGAAGTAATCGGCTGAACCGGAGGAAGGGAAACGTCATCCAAACACCCAGTCACTAAGTAGCAACATGTACCCCGTTAACTTGGAGTGTGGCTTCCTGTTAACCATCTGACGGGGCTGTGGCCTAGAGTTTTGCCCAGGCTTGGCCCTTGATCAAACACCGATTAGTTTTCCTCTGAATGTGTGCTTTGCTGCTTCCATGACCCAGGAAGCTCCCTGTGGCAGGAGATGTTGTATACCACCGGTATTTCCATCTCATTCGATGTGTGCCATGAGTCAGCCTTGGTTTAGGGGACCAAGGGAGCCTTGGGTGGCAGGTGGATTACAGTTCACTTCCACGGGAGCACTTGGTTTATGGCCAGTAGAAACACTAGCACCTGATTCAAGGGCGGAGGAGACAGTGGGAAGTGAATGCTGAATGCTGCCACCACCAGAATATCAATTACCCATGGAAGAACAGGGCTTGCTGGGACTCCAAACTAAACTCATGCCCAGTCAATGTCATAGATTCCGGGgagccccctcctccctcagtcAAGGTTGGGTGCTTTGTGGGCCTGTGTCTCTCAAGTATTGAGGTGAGTGATCAATAAATGTTTAATGTCTGGAATTTCTTACCTCTGTAGTAAATACCAGAAAGCTGGACAAAGCcaaaagatttctttttcccaaaatgtctcattcttaaagaaaaaattgtgtgtgtgtgtgtgtgtgtgtgtgtgtgtgtgtgtatgcgcgtgtgtacatgcatacatacgcCCATGCTATGCTATACATgtggagttctctccttctatcatgtggatcccagggatcaaactcagatcatcaggcttggtggcaagtgtgtTTAcctgccatctcactggccctgtctTGTTCTTGTGTTGAGAGATGTTATCtctgtacagcccaggctggtctcctgtTTCCACCTGTGAAGCACTAGGAGTACAGACGTGTGCCGCCATGACCAGCTGACAGTTTTTCAGTGTTAGCCGTGAGTGGTGTACTGTCGCATTCTGCTGCCATCACCTGTGGATCCTTAGGTTCAAAGGACAGAAATAGCCCATCTACGCTTATACTTTGAGGGCTTGGCTGTTTGAACAAGCCATTCAGGGCatccagagacagaaacagactgaGAACCAAGTCTAGTGCAGCTCAGTGATGCTCTCGTAAGGCTTACCTCCAGGAAGTGGGAGAGCTCATTGTTGATGAGCTCCTTGAGTTCTGATTTCTTCAGCTTGTGCTTGTCGCCCTCTCGCCCTGAATACTGATGGAAGATATCAATGAGGGCAACCATGGCCTTCTCCAGCTCAGACATCCTGGAGGCTGCAGAAGAAAGACACCTTTTCATAGTTTCCGCCCTCTTCTTTGAAGAGTTTAGTACGCTGCTTGCAGACCTCAGCCCAGATAAGAGGTAGAGAGGCTAGGAGAGGCACCCTGTGACTCCACACTCTCCACAGGTCATCCTGTGACTCCACACTCACACAGGTCATCCTGTGACTCCACACTCTCCACAGGTCATCCTGTGACTCCACACTCACACAGGTCATCCTGTGACTCCACACTCACACAGGTCATCCTGTGACTCCACACTCACACAGGTCATCCTGTGACTCCACACTCTCCACAGGTCATCCTGTGACTCCACACTCTCCACAGGTCATCCTGTGACTCCACACTCACACAGGTCATCCTGTGACTCCACACTCACACAGGTCATCCTGTGACTCCACACTCTCCACAGGTCATCCTGTGCCTTCTAGGCCCACCACCTCCCTTCTAAGTCCTCGTAGGCCACAGGGTTAAGTCTCCAAGATGATTGACTTCTGGTTGGATTTGGTCAATGAGGAACTAGCAGAGGTGCTGAGCAGAGCACCAGGGAATGATTCCAGCTCCCTGGTGGCCACCTCCAATCCTGGAGGTCTCCAGGATGTACATCAGCTGGTGGATTTAAGAAGGACACTAAGATGACTAGTAGCTGGTAAATACAAAGTCAACATCAAcgaacattttttaaatgctgtaaaCAGTATCCTCATATAGCAATAATGTCAGGGGTTAGAAAGCAAAATGCAGGTACTTCTAAAAGATTCTAAAGAACAAGAacaggagtttttgtttttgtttttggtgtgtgtgtgtgtgtgtgtgtgtgtgtgtgtgtgtgtgtgtgtgtgtgtttaatcaacttgacacaagctaaagccatctcagaggagggaacctcaattgagaaaatgcctccataagaacTAGCAGTAGAACATTTGTCTTAAGTAGTGATTGattggggagggtccagcccatggtgggtggttccatccctggctagtggtcctaggttctataagaaaggctgagcaatccggggaagcaaaccagtaagcagcactcctccatggcctttgtatcagctcctgcctccaggttcctgccctgcttgagttcctgttctgactttttGTAACAATGAACTGTGATGCagaagctgaataaaccctttcctccccaagttgctttttggtaatggtgtttcatcacagcaatagaaaccctaagatggggctggagagatggctcagaggttaagagcactagctgctcttccagaggtcctgagttcaattcccagcaaccacatggtggctcacaaccatctgtaatgagatctggtgccctcttctggcctgcaggcatacatgcagacagaacactgtatatataataaataaaaaatgtgagtGAGATATTTTTTTGGATAGGTGCCAAACATAAAAACTGTAAAATTCATCTGGATAATAAGGTAACACTGCACCAGCTTTTTGAAAGATAGCAGTGAAATGACCTCCTTAGAAACATTACTCCAAGATCATCTGATTCTGCTGGTGTCCTGACACCGGGAGACCAAGGCACAGCCAGGCGGTCCATGCGTATTCATTAGTCTGGCCTCAGCACAGCGGCTTCTTTGTGAGCAAGAATGCCATCGAGAAGCAAACAGCCTTCGCAGTAAGCACCTGATGCACAGCCACGGCCTGAGGAGACTGGGGATGCATGCAGGGAGGGCTGCTCCGTTCTCGGAGTGACTCCATTAACAAAGGCGACTTGTGGCTCATTTCAGAAAACAGCCACTTAGGCAGAAACATTTGACAGCTCTTGGCCTTGAGTTCTGGTCCTCAAGTCAGAAACTGCACTgtcataataaaaacaacaacaacaacaggttGAAAACTCATTCCCGTGTTGAGTATATTACATCTTAGAATAGTTTGGAATAAAACttcagtaacttttaaaaattttttattaatgatcTCCCAAGGGAAAACGATTGAAGGTTTTTACTTTGCTCTGCTCTTTGGTTTGCTAAAGTTCTACAAAGTAAAGGAACTTTGTTTTGCTCATATATTCCAAAAACACCTGAGTACCTCATGTAAGTAGAACTATCCAGATGgactaaatattttattctccTTTAGTTTCTTCACTTGagttttcagttgtttttttagtaaaaaaaaaaaaaatcttatgtgtatgggtgttttgcctgcatgtatgtctctaaTGTATGCATGCCTGgtcc encodes:
- the S100b gene encoding protein S100-B; amino-acid sequence: MSELEKAMVALIDIFHQYSGREGDKHKLKKSELKELINNELSHFLEEIKEQEVVDKVMETLDEDGDGECDFQEFMAFVSMVTTACHEFFEHE